The following proteins are encoded in a genomic region of Neomicrococcus aestuarii:
- a CDS encoding pyroglutamyl-peptidase I, translating to MILLTGFEPFGDHSTNPSAEAVRLAAEVLSQRGIRARAEILPVTFEGSSMALEHLVKGSELKLEPEPGRERDQEQARAQEWELIVCVGVAGGRDKVSLERVAINVDDARIPDNDGAAPVDEPIVPDGPAAYFSRLPLKRGLLAIQDTGVPVEVSNSAGTYVCNHVFYELMHLLRDRPAVPAGFVHVPVAENISEQDAARAIVALVETTLAAHRAQLDDVKVTAGTED from the coding sequence ATGATTCTTCTGACCGGATTTGAACCTTTCGGGGATCATTCCACCAATCCCAGTGCGGAGGCTGTGCGCCTCGCAGCCGAGGTGTTGTCGCAACGAGGTATCCGTGCGAGGGCCGAGATACTGCCCGTCACTTTCGAAGGATCGTCGATGGCGCTCGAACATTTGGTGAAGGGCTCTGAGCTAAAGCTAGAGCCAGAGCCAGGGCGAGAGCGGGACCAAGAACAAGCGCGAGCGCAAGAGTGGGAGCTCATCGTGTGTGTCGGCGTCGCCGGTGGCCGGGACAAGGTAAGCCTGGAGCGCGTAGCGATCAACGTGGATGACGCGCGCATTCCTGATAACGACGGCGCCGCTCCCGTGGATGAGCCCATCGTCCCTGACGGTCCGGCAGCGTACTTCTCGCGACTGCCGCTCAAACGCGGTCTCTTAGCAATTCAAGACACTGGGGTGCCGGTGGAGGTTTCAAACTCTGCAGGCACGTACGTGTGCAATCACGTGTTCTACGAACTGATGCATTTGTTGCGGGATCGGCCAGCAGTTCCGGCCGGATTCGTCCACGTTCCGGTGGCGGAGAACATCAGTGAGCAGGACGCCGCGCGAGCAATCGTTGCACTCGTTGAAACAACACTCGCTGCCCACCGCGCGCA